One Oncorhynchus keta strain PuntledgeMale-10-30-2019 chromosome 22, Oket_V2, whole genome shotgun sequence DNA window includes the following coding sequences:
- the lepa gene encoding leptin a — protein MDCSMALLVSSLLALFSMGAGASLSLDIVRTKVKFLAQTMVYRTQMEIKKLPSSSNLVIDGLELFFPAAAGDQPIEGLPSIVETMGFYQELLISLDMADLKQLVEDASTMRGQLENWMMSRCPGRQQKQTGEGGLEEALKDSVRKFGLSVSPVALNRLKGYLDRLLLNLDQLRYC, from the exons ATGGATTGTTCCATGGCCCTCCTGGTGTCCTCTCTACTGGCACTTTTCAGCATGGGGGCAGGAGCTTCACTGTCATTGGACATAGTGAGAACCAAGGTCAAATTCCTTGCTCAGACCATGGTGTACAGGACACAGATGGAAATCAAAAAG ctccCTTCCTCTTCTAACCTGGTAATTGACGGCCTGGAATTGTTTTTCCCGGCAGCTGCAGGAGACCAGCCTATAGAAGGCCTGCCTTCCATAGTAGAGACCATGGGGTTCTACCAGGAACTGCTGATCTCCCTAGACATGGCGGACCTCAAACAGCTGGTGGAAGATGCCTCCACCATGCGGGGTCAGCTGGAGAACTGGATGATGTCGCGCTGCCCAGGTCGCCAGCAGAAACAGACAGGAGAGGGTGGGTTGGAGGAGGCTCTGAAGGACAGTGTCAGAAAGTTTGGTCTTAGTGTGAGTCCAGTGGCACTAAACAGACTCAAGGGCTACCTCGATCGGCTACTGCTGAACCTGGATCAGCTCAGGTACTGCTGA